One genomic segment of Chitinophaga sancti includes these proteins:
- a CDS encoding ectonucleotide pyrophosphatase/phosphodiesterase, whose translation MKHISLAMLITLSTNFAFAQDTTQHIVQGRTNSKEQEAKPYVIMISIDGFRYDYAEKYQAKNLLELSGEGVKATAMQPSYPSLTFPNHYTLITGLYPAHHGLVDNSFYDRNRKQSYEMKNRDAVEDGTWYGGTPLWVLAEKQHMVSASYFWVGSESPIQNTRPTYSYRYQEKTGIDNRIQSVVNWLKLPAAQRPHLITFYFPEVDHAGHSYGPESEQVKQKVQFVDESIGKMVKAVSALNLPVNYIIVSDHGMSTVDTMNLIQLKDMGLKMSWGGEKAMFYSDDTAKVNEAYAYYKSHEDHFRAYRKNEMPARWHYGTEDKYNRIGDIIIVPDAYYIFAQPKRGEQHIGHHGFDNNLTDMNAVFMAWGPAFKAHQRIGTFANIHVYPLVAEILGLQITEPVDGRPEVLQPILKGR comes from the coding sequence ATGAAACACATTTCCCTGGCGATGCTGATCACGCTATCAACGAATTTCGCTTTTGCACAGGACACTACCCAGCATATTGTTCAAGGACGCACCAACAGCAAAGAGCAGGAAGCCAAACCTTATGTCATCATGATCTCTATCGATGGCTTCAGGTATGATTATGCAGAAAAATACCAGGCAAAGAATTTACTGGAGTTGTCCGGCGAAGGCGTGAAAGCCACTGCCATGCAGCCTTCTTATCCAAGTTTGACCTTTCCTAACCACTATACACTGATCACAGGTTTGTATCCCGCCCATCATGGACTGGTAGACAATTCCTTCTATGACAGGAATCGCAAACAGTCCTATGAAATGAAGAACCGCGACGCCGTGGAAGATGGTACCTGGTACGGCGGAACTCCGCTCTGGGTACTGGCTGAAAAGCAACATATGGTAAGCGCCAGTTATTTCTGGGTAGGTTCGGAAAGTCCTATTCAAAATACACGCCCTACCTACTCATACCGTTACCAGGAAAAGACAGGTATCGACAACCGTATTCAGTCTGTCGTAAACTGGCTGAAATTGCCGGCAGCTCAACGGCCTCACCTGATCACCTTCTACTTCCCTGAAGTAGATCATGCGGGACACAGCTATGGTCCTGAGTCAGAACAGGTAAAACAAAAGGTACAGTTTGTCGATGAAAGCATCGGTAAAATGGTGAAAGCAGTGAGTGCATTGAACCTGCCTGTGAACTACATCATAGTATCAGATCATGGCATGAGTACTGTAGATACAATGAACCTTATACAACTGAAAGATATGGGATTAAAAATGTCGTGGGGTGGTGAGAAAGCAATGTTTTACAGTGATGATACAGCAAAGGTAAACGAAGCATATGCATATTATAAATCTCACGAAGACCACTTCAGGGCTTATAGGAAAAATGAAATGCCTGCAAGATGGCATTATGGAACAGAAGATAAATACAACCGTATCGGTGACATCATAATAGTACCTGATGCGTATTATATTTTCGCGCAGCCTAAACGGGGCGAACAACATATCGGTCATCATGGATTTGATAATAATCTCACGGATATGAATGCCGTATTCATGGCGTGGGGCCCTGCATTTAAAGCGCACCAGCGGATTGGTACATTTGCCAATATACACGTGTATCCGCTGGTAGCTGAAATATTGGGTCTGCAAATCACAGAACCGGTCGATGGCCGGCCCGAAGTATTACAACCGATATTAAAGGGCAGATAA
- a CDS encoding serine hydrolase → MKSPILLFLLVSISWHSIAQSKQGYFPPRGEWQQKVPKTMGLDPVKLDSAIAYAIQNESKAPRDMELAQAISFGKEPFSAGIGPFAERGAPTGIIVYKGYIVKTWGDPDRVDMTHSVTKSFLNAVIGVAVDKGLIRSVNDTVARYVPPIEVYGSGELIYPFATEHNRSLTWDVMLRQTSDWEGTLWGKPDWADRPEGNYTEWMKRPRHTPGSVWKYNDVRVNALALATTCVWRQPLPQVLKAQIMDPIGASNTWRWFGYRNSWIVLDGAPVQSVSGGGHWGGGMFISAYDMARFGLLTLHRGNWNGQQLLSAQWVKQALTPTTANTGYGYMNWFLNTDKKMLPSAPASAFVHVGNGSNLIYVDPEHDLVVVTRWIEYKAMDEVIKRVLSAL, encoded by the coding sequence ATGAAATCACCTATCCTTCTTTTCCTGCTCGTTAGCATTTCATGGCACAGCATCGCTCAATCCAAACAGGGGTACTTTCCTCCCAGGGGCGAATGGCAACAAAAGGTGCCTAAAACCATGGGACTTGACCCCGTTAAACTCGATTCAGCTATTGCCTATGCAATACAGAATGAATCCAAAGCACCCAGAGATATGGAACTTGCACAGGCAATTTCCTTTGGCAAAGAACCTTTCAGTGCCGGTATCGGACCTTTTGCTGAAAGAGGTGCACCCACAGGTATCATCGTATACAAAGGATATATCGTAAAGACCTGGGGAGATCCTGACAGGGTGGACATGACACATAGCGTAACCAAGAGTTTTCTGAATGCCGTCATAGGTGTAGCTGTAGATAAAGGGCTCATCCGTAGTGTGAATGATACCGTGGCCAGATACGTACCACCTATCGAAGTATATGGATCAGGGGAATTAATATACCCTTTTGCCACGGAACATAACCGCTCCCTTACCTGGGATGTAATGCTGCGCCAGACGAGTGACTGGGAAGGTACCCTCTGGGGAAAACCAGATTGGGCAGACAGGCCAGAGGGTAACTATACCGAATGGATGAAAAGACCGAGACATACACCCGGTAGTGTATGGAAATACAATGATGTACGGGTGAATGCGCTGGCGCTGGCTACTACCTGTGTATGGCGGCAACCATTGCCACAGGTGTTGAAAGCACAGATCATGGATCCCATTGGTGCTTCGAATACCTGGAGATGGTTTGGCTATCGTAATTCCTGGATCGTGCTGGATGGCGCGCCTGTTCAGTCAGTAAGCGGCGGTGGTCACTGGGGTGGCGGCATGTTTATCAGTGCATATGATATGGCTAGATTTGGATTGCTCACTTTGCATAGGGGTAACTGGAACGGCCAACAGTTATTGTCAGCGCAATGGGTAAAACAGGCATTGACACCGACGACTGCGAATACAGGTTATGGCTATATGAACTGGTTCCTGAATACAGACAAAAAAATGCTGCCCAGTGCACCGGCAAGTGCTTTTGTACATGTAGGGAATGGGAGCAACCTCATTTATGTAGATCCGGAGCATGACTTAGTGGTCGTGACGAGATGGATAGAGTACAAAGCAATGGATGAAGTGATAAAAAGAGTTTTATCTGCCCTTTAA
- a CDS encoding glycosyl hydrolase family 8, whose protein sequence is MILRSAILAISVCCIVNSSVQAQNKPFPQAVTYANCIKPSNVTQASMNTSVASYYDYWKSKYVKTLSTLSGGYYIKGEISGDAEGYTPLGSSEGQGYGMVITVLMAGYDPNAKTIYDGLFKTARAFHSSINTNLMGWVVADATGAQGHFDSATDGDVDIAYSLILAHYQWGSNGTINYLNEAKKMITNGLKVANVTSNNRLNLGDWDSKSALNTRPSDWMLSHLRAFYQETGDATWLTLINNLYSVYNSFTATYSPNTGLISDFVVKNPPEPAPQNYIDEGPQTNEYNYNACRVPLRVVMDYALYGSSSAYTLANKMASWIITKSGGNPSSIKDGYKLNGTTTGSDPEAVFVAPFVAASVVNSSNQSFLNSGWTFLTTKKSGYYSDSYNLLCQLFISGNWWKPEATASTCVPVSASGDDGNVAANVLDGSLDTRWSSSGDGQYLQFCLDATTTVTGVDIAFYQGNTRVATFDIRTSTDGSTWTNAATGLKSSGTSTALESFPITPVSAKYVRIVGHGNSVNAWNSITEVQIKKGGSSVTQLVINTSPVKKAATGKVSLLNTEDVSLLKTATEKLSVVNVYPNPFSQRMTIQFTLQDAGHTSLIVYAIDGHPVRVLANEMLSTGQYTRTFNSEGVPAGIYLLKLVHNGKMINKKIVKN, encoded by the coding sequence ATGATCCTACGATCTGCTATATTGGCGATCAGCGTATGCTGTATTGTCAATAGTTCTGTACAAGCGCAAAACAAACCTTTTCCACAGGCAGTCACTTATGCCAATTGTATCAAACCCAGTAATGTAACACAGGCTTCTATGAATACCAGTGTTGCCAGTTATTATGATTACTGGAAATCAAAGTATGTAAAAACGTTATCTACCCTCTCCGGTGGTTATTATATCAAGGGAGAAATCAGCGGAGATGCAGAGGGTTATACCCCTTTGGGTTCTTCTGAGGGGCAGGGTTATGGCATGGTAATTACCGTGCTGATGGCGGGTTATGACCCAAATGCAAAAACTATCTATGATGGGTTGTTTAAGACGGCGAGAGCATTCCACAGCTCCATCAATACGAATCTCATGGGTTGGGTAGTGGCGGATGCCACCGGTGCGCAGGGGCATTTTGACTCTGCTACAGATGGAGATGTGGATATTGCGTATTCATTGATTTTAGCCCATTATCAGTGGGGTTCCAATGGAACTATCAATTATCTCAATGAGGCAAAGAAAATGATCACTAACGGGCTAAAAGTAGCCAATGTGACCAGTAACAATCGTTTGAACCTGGGTGACTGGGATAGTAAGAGTGCACTCAATACCAGACCGTCTGACTGGATGTTGAGTCACTTACGTGCATTCTACCAGGAAACAGGAGACGCTACGTGGCTGACACTGATCAATAACCTGTATAGTGTGTACAATTCATTTACGGCCACCTATTCGCCTAATACAGGACTGATCTCTGACTTTGTGGTAAAGAATCCACCTGAGCCAGCGCCACAGAATTATATTGATGAAGGACCGCAAACAAACGAGTATAATTACAATGCCTGCCGTGTGCCATTGCGGGTAGTGATGGATTATGCATTGTATGGTTCTTCCAGTGCGTATACACTGGCGAATAAAATGGCGTCATGGATTATTACTAAAAGTGGAGGCAACCCTTCCAGTATCAAAGATGGGTATAAATTGAATGGTACCACAACCGGTTCTGATCCTGAGGCCGTATTTGTAGCGCCCTTTGTAGCGGCGTCTGTGGTAAACAGCAGTAATCAGTCATTTTTGAATAGTGGCTGGACTTTTCTGACTACTAAGAAATCCGGGTATTATAGTGATTCTTATAACTTGCTATGTCAATTGTTTATTTCCGGTAACTGGTGGAAGCCAGAGGCGACTGCGAGTACCTGTGTACCGGTGAGTGCCAGTGGGGATGATGGCAATGTAGCGGCGAATGTACTGGATGGTAGTTTAGATACGAGATGGTCTTCATCCGGCGACGGGCAGTACCTGCAGTTTTGTCTGGATGCGACAACGACGGTGACAGGTGTGGATATTGCATTTTACCAGGGGAATACGAGAGTGGCTACTTTTGATATCCGGACAAGTACGGATGGGAGTACATGGACGAATGCTGCGACTGGTTTAAAAAGTAGTGGTACTTCAACTGCATTGGAGAGCTTTCCTATTACACCTGTAAGTGCGAAGTATGTGAGGATCGTTGGGCATGGGAATAGTGTGAATGCATGGAATAGCATTACGGAAGTGCAGATTAAGAAAGGTGGTAGTAGTGTGACACAGCTGGTAATTAATACTTCGCCGGTTAAAAAAGCAGCAACAGGAAAAGTTTCACTTTTAAACACAGAAGATGTTTCACTTTTAAAAACTGCTACTGAAAAGTTATCTGTTGTCAATGTTTATCCAAATCCATTTTCTCAGCGTATGACCATTCAATTCACATTGCAGGATGCAGGGCATACTTCATTGATCGTATATGCAATAGATGGACATCCGGTACGGGTATTGGCCAATGAGATGCTGAGTACGGGACAATATACACGGACCTTTAATAGTGAGGGTGTTCCGGCAGGCATTTATTTATTAAAGCTGGTGCATAATGGAAAGATGATCAATAAAAAGATCGTTAAAAACTAA
- a CDS encoding family 16 glycosylhydrolase, translated as MNIELTKVKWSDGKAPGSPQTMSLSFRKQDAPDVADSYTLVTDSLFVLTNGTIVNPPLIKGLENETPYVFRLANSDVAGGSLDVMYTTPNELVYDALSGQYAPNARIDCVKEDGNFLTGMIPSGGKVFYTLENDFKDYFGNYGNVQLPENPVLKRISGYTGVHLDSQTSKITLNDISMLDILGSDGKSGYGLGIYFYVSSADLAATGSWPLMTCLDNNGNGIWVYVNNVSRRIIWQQKNVGESESISSSTHIIPDSWNSLLIGRSAGNVLANQLNFMYLNGASVGTGNITENSTPTTISSTTKLTIGASTWGTGNIGKGTFRNIFVDSGLSQFGDSSGFSVLAPPVGYLQDPYNTGNLITIPHENMIEVTSTSVSFTLPQNLANGSYDFYVKYNNNTSTTTPVRIYVNDISKQTSAYDFNFALADDNGYTIDMFQVNHYALSKNPDGGADGGVVPKNIYFKEGLLVLEAHGDWYDGLLHGVDTDGAVKKHTESGDPLVGEYWNTRVGAAVTTQRYCGYGRYIVEAKLPKQFGVSPFFRLYHHASAKFQDPFYDQCIASGLHQQGNYFEGDGYFVKVKNEWSLELPSNNAVWSFYTVNAMLTASYITPYAGMKVIVQYDTDENNGTYQLNTPAAPNQLSSWTKFSDEMQFLKQPRRDQLKITNARGELGEGVGFTQTTDNQQEEFLEMRASAGKDIWDDAFHEFRIDWYANRVEYYIDGVLIQNNPFYVPDIAGRFSFGLSFPSKPSSLSPWLPDPEQLSAGVAAWHHQAMTVRRVAFTPFTDAVAGGTNRLLGESAPYSGLYKFPFLYS; from the coding sequence ATGAATATAGAGCTAACAAAAGTGAAGTGGTCGGATGGTAAGGCGCCAGGTTCCCCGCAAACAATGAGCCTGAGCTTTCGTAAGCAGGATGCTCCGGATGTAGCAGATAGCTATACACTGGTTACCGACAGCCTGTTTGTACTCACGAATGGTACAATAGTGAATCCTCCGCTCATCAAAGGGCTGGAAAATGAAACGCCTTATGTATTCCGGCTTGCGAATAGTGATGTAGCTGGAGGAAGTCTGGATGTAATGTATACTACACCGAATGAACTGGTATATGATGCACTCAGCGGACAATATGCACCTAATGCAAGGATAGATTGTGTGAAAGAAGATGGTAACTTTCTAACCGGCATGATCCCTTCCGGTGGCAAGGTGTTTTACACACTGGAAAATGATTTCAAAGACTATTTTGGTAACTATGGGAATGTCCAGTTGCCCGAGAACCCTGTACTGAAAAGAATATCCGGGTATACTGGCGTGCATCTTGACTCACAGACAAGCAAAATTACATTGAATGATATCTCCATGTTAGATATTTTAGGTAGCGATGGAAAGAGCGGGTATGGTCTGGGTATCTACTTTTATGTCAGCAGTGCAGACCTGGCTGCAACTGGTTCATGGCCGCTCATGACCTGCCTGGACAATAATGGAAATGGCATTTGGGTATATGTAAATAATGTAAGCAGGAGGATCATCTGGCAGCAGAAAAATGTAGGTGAAAGCGAAAGTATCTCCTCTTCTACTCACATCATTCCTGACAGCTGGAACAGCCTTTTGATAGGAAGAAGTGCTGGCAACGTACTCGCAAATCAGCTTAACTTCATGTACCTGAATGGTGCGTCTGTAGGTACCGGTAATATCACTGAAAATTCAACCCCTACTACGATCAGCTCTACTACGAAACTGACTATAGGCGCCAGTACCTGGGGAACGGGAAATATTGGCAAAGGAACTTTCAGGAATATATTTGTTGACTCAGGTTTATCCCAGTTTGGTGACAGTTCCGGCTTCTCCGTTCTGGCTCCGCCTGTAGGTTATTTACAGGATCCCTATAATACGGGTAATTTAATCACTATCCCTCACGAGAACATGATTGAAGTTACCAGCACCAGTGTCAGTTTTACACTGCCACAGAACCTGGCAAATGGTAGTTATGATTTCTATGTAAAGTATAACAATAACACCAGTACAACTACCCCTGTTCGCATTTACGTGAACGACATCTCAAAGCAAACCAGTGCATATGATTTCAACTTTGCACTCGCTGATGACAATGGTTATACCATCGATATGTTCCAGGTCAATCACTATGCCTTGTCGAAAAACCCCGATGGCGGTGCAGATGGTGGCGTCGTTCCCAAAAACATCTACTTCAAAGAGGGTCTGCTCGTACTCGAAGCACATGGCGACTGGTATGACGGCCTCTTACATGGCGTAGATACCGATGGCGCTGTCAAAAAACATACAGAATCAGGCGACCCGTTAGTAGGAGAGTACTGGAACACCCGTGTAGGGGCAGCTGTCACTACCCAGAGATACTGTGGATACGGCCGCTATATAGTAGAAGCAAAACTACCCAAACAATTTGGCGTATCTCCGTTCTTCCGCCTATACCATCATGCAAGCGCTAAATTCCAGGACCCGTTTTACGACCAATGCATTGCCAGCGGTCTGCATCAGCAGGGTAATTACTTCGAGGGTGACGGCTACTTTGTAAAAGTGAAGAACGAGTGGTCTCTTGAACTACCTTCCAACAATGCAGTCTGGTCCTTTTACACAGTTAACGCCATGCTGACGGCCAGTTATATCACTCCCTATGCAGGTATGAAGGTGATCGTACAATACGATACCGATGAAAACAATGGTACTTACCAGCTAAACACACCTGCCGCTCCAAACCAGCTTTCCAGCTGGACAAAGTTCAGCGATGAAATGCAATTTTTAAAACAACCCCGAAGGGATCAGTTGAAAATAACAAATGCACGAGGTGAACTGGGTGAAGGTGTCGGTTTTACACAGACAACGGATAACCAGCAGGAGGAGTTCCTTGAAATGCGCGCTTCAGCAGGAAAAGATATCTGGGACGATGCATTCCATGAATTTAGAATTGACTGGTATGCGAACAGGGTGGAATACTACATCGATGGTGTGCTGATTCAGAACAATCCTTTCTATGTACCTGACATTGCAGGCCGTTTTTCATTTGGTTTGTCCTTCCCTTCCAAACCTTCCAGCCTCAGTCCATGGTTACCTGATCCGGAACAACTCTCCGCAGGTGTAGCTGCATGGCATCACCAGGCTATGACGGTGAGAAGAGTGGCGTTCACGCCATTTACTGATGCTGTGGCGGGTGGTACGAACCGTTTATTAGGAGAAAGTGCCCCTTACTCTGGGTTGTATAAATTTCCTTTCTTATATAGTTAA